Proteins co-encoded in one Clarias gariepinus isolate MV-2021 ecotype Netherlands chromosome 13, CGAR_prim_01v2, whole genome shotgun sequence genomic window:
- the LOC128536265 gene encoding mitochondrial basic amino acids transporter isoform X1 encodes MALDFAAGCIGGAAGVLVGHPFDTVKVRLQVQSVDKPLYRGTLHCFQSIIHQESMFGLYKGIGSPMMGLTFINAIVFGVQGNAMRMLGKDTPLNQFLAGAAAGAIQCVICCPMELAKTRMQMQGTGVKKSSRKTYKNSLDCLVRIYNKEGIRGINRGMLTTIIRETPGFGVYFLTYDVLTRSLGCEADDLYIIPKLLFAGGMSGIASWLSTYPVDVIKSRLQADGVGGDHKYSGIMDCVRQSWQREGWRVFTRGLTSTLLRAFPVNATTFATVTLFLMYMRNDGGSGVKVCEAEHQPVQQTQLQTTSL; translated from the exons ATGGCACTGGACTTTGCAGCAGGATGTATTGGAG GTGCTGCCGGGGTGTTGGTCGGTCATCCTTTTGACACTGTTAAG GTAAGACTTCAGGTACAGAGTGTGGACAAGCCCCTGTACCGTGGAACGCTGCACTGCTTCCAGTCGATTATTCATCAAGAATCT ATGTTTGGCCTCTACAAAGGTATTGGCTCCCCAATGATGGGCCTGACTTTCATCAACGCCATTGTATTCGGCGTGCAGGGCAATGCGATGCGCATGCTGGGCAAAGACACCCCTCTTAACCAGTTTCTGGCAGGTGCTGCAGCTGGAGCGATCCAGTGCGTCATCTGTTGCCCGATGGAGCTGGCCAAGACTCGCATGCAGATGCAGGGCACGGGAGTGAAGAAGTCTTCCAGGAAGACTTACAAGAACTCGTTGGACTGCTTAGTTCGCATCTACAACAAGGAAGGCATTCGGGGGATCAACCGCGGCATGCTGACCACGATTATCCGCGAGACTCCGGGATTCGGAGTGTACTTCCTGACCTACGACGTCCTAACGCGGTCGCTGGGGTGCGAAGCGGACGACCTTTACATCATTCCCAAGCTGCTCTTTGCAGGAGGCATGTCGGGAATCGCTTCCTGGTTATCTACGTATCCCGTGGACGTTATTAAATCCCGCCTCCAGGCAGACGGCGTAGGCGGCGATCATAAATACAGCGGGATCATGGACTGCGTTCGTCAGAGCTGGCAGAGGGAGGGCTGGAGGGTCTTCACTCGAGGTCTGACCTCGACTCTCCTCAGGGCGTTCCCGGTCAACGCTACCACGTTCGCCACAGTGACTCTGTTCCTGATGTACATGCGGAACGACGGCGGCAGCGGCGTGAAGGTCTGCGAGGCCGAGCATCAGCCTGTTCAGCAAACACAACTCCAAACTACAAGCCTCTGA
- the LOC128536265 gene encoding mitochondrial basic amino acids transporter isoform X2, with translation MGNLVRLQVQSVDKPLYRGTLHCFQSIIHQESMFGLYKGIGSPMMGLTFINAIVFGVQGNAMRMLGKDTPLNQFLAGAAAGAIQCVICCPMELAKTRMQMQGTGVKKSSRKTYKNSLDCLVRIYNKEGIRGINRGMLTTIIRETPGFGVYFLTYDVLTRSLGCEADDLYIIPKLLFAGGMSGIASWLSTYPVDVIKSRLQADGVGGDHKYSGIMDCVRQSWQREGWRVFTRGLTSTLLRAFPVNATTFATVTLFLMYMRNDGGSGVKVCEAEHQPVQQTQLQTTSL, from the exons ATGGGTAACCTA GTAAGACTTCAGGTACAGAGTGTGGACAAGCCCCTGTACCGTGGAACGCTGCACTGCTTCCAGTCGATTATTCATCAAGAATCT ATGTTTGGCCTCTACAAAGGTATTGGCTCCCCAATGATGGGCCTGACTTTCATCAACGCCATTGTATTCGGCGTGCAGGGCAATGCGATGCGCATGCTGGGCAAAGACACCCCTCTTAACCAGTTTCTGGCAGGTGCTGCAGCTGGAGCGATCCAGTGCGTCATCTGTTGCCCGATGGAGCTGGCCAAGACTCGCATGCAGATGCAGGGCACGGGAGTGAAGAAGTCTTCCAGGAAGACTTACAAGAACTCGTTGGACTGCTTAGTTCGCATCTACAACAAGGAAGGCATTCGGGGGATCAACCGCGGCATGCTGACCACGATTATCCGCGAGACTCCGGGATTCGGAGTGTACTTCCTGACCTACGACGTCCTAACGCGGTCGCTGGGGTGCGAAGCGGACGACCTTTACATCATTCCCAAGCTGCTCTTTGCAGGAGGCATGTCGGGAATCGCTTCCTGGTTATCTACGTATCCCGTGGACGTTATTAAATCCCGCCTCCAGGCAGACGGCGTAGGCGGCGATCATAAATACAGCGGGATCATGGACTGCGTTCGTCAGAGCTGGCAGAGGGAGGGCTGGAGGGTCTTCACTCGAGGTCTGACCTCGACTCTCCTCAGGGCGTTCCCGGTCAACGCTACCACGTTCGCCACAGTGACTCTGTTCCTGATGTACATGCGGAACGACGGCGGCAGCGGCGTGAAGGTCTGCGAGGCCGAGCATCAGCCTGTTCAGCAAACACAACTCCAAACTACAAGCCTCTGA